A region from the Sorex araneus isolate mSorAra2 chromosome 6, mSorAra2.pri, whole genome shotgun sequence genome encodes:
- the LOC101554610 gene encoding olfactory receptor 51T1 — MVISNNTTSSSNFFLTALPGMETATVWISIPICCLYSIALLGNSLILYIIIIERRLHKPMYYFISMLSAVDLCLTISTLPTVLGVLWFHVLEISLKACLIQMFFVHAFSFLESSVLVAMAFDRFMAICNPLQYATILTDVIIMVIGLVICIRQVVFMFPMILALKNVSFHGGKELSHPFCYHPDMIKYTHSNPWISSFFGMFLQLYLTGTDLLFILFSYALILRTVLSIVAPKKQQKALSTCVCHISAVTIFYVPMISLSLTHRLLNSTPRVICSILGNTYLLLPPVLNPVIYSLKTKTIRRAMLQFFRSKRVHGSSM, encoded by the coding sequence ATGGTCATTTCCAATAACACTACCTCTTCCTCTAACTTCTTCCTCACTGCACTCCCTGGAATGGAAACTGCCACTGTCTGGATCTCCATCCCCATCTGCTGTCTCTATTCCATTGCCCTCCTGGGAAACAGCTTGATCTTGTATATCATCATTATTGAGAGGCGTCTCCACAAGCCCATGTACTATTTCATTTCTATGCTGTCAGCTGTTGATTTGTGTCTGACCATCTCaactctccccactgtgcttggCGTTCTTTGGTTTCACGTCTTGGAGATCAGCTTAAAAGCTTGTCTCATTCAAATGTTCTTTGTCCATGCCTTCTCCTTCCTGGAGTCCTCAGTGCTGGTAGCCATGGCCTTTGACCGCTTCATGGCTATCTGTAACCCACTACAATATGCCACCATCCTCACAGACGTGATCATCATGGTGATTGGACTAGTCATCTGCATACGGCAAGTGGTTTTTATGTTTCCCATGATTCTAGCTTTAAAGAATGTATCTTTCCATGGAGGCAAAGAGCTTTCCCACCCATTTTGCTACCATCCAGATATGATCAAATACACACACTCTAATCCCTGGATCAGCAGTTTTTTTGGCATGTTCCTTCAGCTGTATCTCACTGGCACTGACTTACTGTTCATTCTTTTCTCCTATGCCCTGATTCTCCGTACTGTCCTGAGCATTGTAGCCCCCAAAAAGCAGCAAAAAGCTCTCAGTACCTGTGTCTGTCACATCAGTGCTGTCACCATTTTTTATGTGCCAATGATCAGCCTGTCTCTGACACATCGTCTCCTCAACTCAACCCCAAGGGTGATCTGTAGCATTTTGGGCAATACTTACTTGCTCTTACCACCGGTACTGAACCCTGTCATTTACAGTCTGAAGACCAAGACAATTCGTCGAGCTATGTTGCAATTCTTCCGATCAAAAAGAGTGCATGGATCCAGCATGTGA